GCGGCGTCTACCGCGGTCTGGGCCTCTGCGCCTTCATCGAGCTGACCACCCCCGGGCCCGCCTTCTACGGCGTGGGCGGGGCCCGCATCTCCTCACAGGACGGCTGCACGCTGAAGCTCGAGCCCAGCGGCGCGGTGACCTGCACCACCGGCGTCACCGAGCAGGGGCAGGGAACCGACGCCATGCTCGCGCAGGTGGTCGCGACCGCGGTGGGCGTGCCGATCGAGCGCGTGCGCGTGCTCACCGGCGACACCCTCGTGTCGCCATACGGCGGCGGGACGTGGGCCTCGCGGGGCGCCGGGATCGGCGGCGAGGCGGCGCTCCAGTCGGGCAAGGCGCTCAAGGCGAACATCCTCCGCGTCGCCGGCGCCATGCTCCAGTGCGAGCCCGACGACCTGGACCTCCGCCGCGGCAAGGTGGTCGACGCGGCCAGCGGCGAGGTGCGCTTCGATCTCGCCGAGCTGGGGCGGGTCGCCTACTTCCGGCCCGATACCCTGCCCAAGGATTTCCAGGCCGAGCTGACGGTGACCCGGCACTACGTGCCGCGCCACCAGGGCTTCGCCTTCACCAACGGCATCCAGCTCTCGCACGTCGAGGTCGACGTCGCCACCGGCTTCGTGCGGCTGCTGGGCCACTGGGTGGTCGAGGACTGCGGCCGCATCATCAACCCGCGGCTCGTCGACGAGCAGCTCCGCGGCGCCATCGTGCAGGGCATCGGCGCCGCGCTCTTCGAGCACTGCGTGTACGACGACGCCGGCCAGCTCCTCACCGGGACCATGGCCGACTATCTCGTGCCCATGGCCGCCGAGATGCCGGACATCGTGGTGGGGCACGTCGAGACGCCGACCGCGTTCGCCGAGGGCGGGTTCAAGGGCGCGGGAGAAGCGGGCACGGCGGGCGCGCCGGGCGCGGTGCTCAATGCAGTCAACGACGCGCTCGCGCCGCTCGGCGCGCGGGTCACGCGCCAGCCCATCACGCCGGAGGTCGTGCTGCGCGCGCTGGGAACCCTCGCATAACTTGACACGCGCCCGGCGCGGCCCCGATAGTGCGGACATGGCGGGGCCAGCGCCGCAGGGGCCGGGAGGCCAGCCCTCGTTCTTCCGCAAGCCGCCCGAGCCATCCTCCTCCGGATCCGCGCCGCCGGCGCCGTCCGTCGTGACGCCTCCGCCGCCCGCGCCGCCGTCCGGAATCACGCCGCCCCCGCCGCCGCCTCCGGTGATCGTGCCGCCGCCGCCTGCGCCGCGGCCCAGCGAGCCGCCGCCTCCGTTCGCGGGGGGCGAGACGCATCGCTTCGTCTTCCACGGACGGGGCGGGTCGCTGTTCGGCATTCACATCGTCAACGTGCTCCTGACCATCGCCACCCTCGGCGTCTACTATTTCTGGGGCAAGACGCGGGTGCGGAAGTACGTCTGGGGGCAGTCGGAGATCGCGGGCGATCGGTTCGCCTATCACGGCACGGGGCGCGAGCTCTTCCTCGGCTTCCTGAAGGCCATGCTCTTCTTCTTGCTGCCGCTCTACCTCCTGTACCTCCTGCGAGCGTTCGCCCCCTGGGTGGCCCTCAAGGTGGTGGCGACGGTCCTCAGCTCCATCATCGCGACCGTGTTCCTGCCCCTCGCCATCGTGGGCGCGCGCCGCTACCGGCTGAGCCGCAGCTCCTGGCGCGGCATCCGCTTCTCGTTCCGCGGCTCGGCGTGGGAGTTCGTCAAGTTCTTCATCGTCAACACGCTGCTCGTCTCGCTCACGCTGGGCCTCTGGTACCCGGTGCTCGACGTGGGCCGTCACGCCTTCCTCACCCGTCACTCGTGGTTCGGCAACCGCAAGTTCGACTTCGACGGCACGAGCGGAGGACTCTTCGGCCGCTTCGTGCTCAGCCTCGTCCTGACCCCCTTGACGCTGGGGCTCTGCTGGTTCTGGTATCTCGCGCGCAGGCGTCGCTACTTCTGGGAGCACACCACGTTCGGCGCCGCACGCTTCCGTAACACCACGCGCGGCGGTCCCCTTCTATGGCTGATGCTCGGGAATTTCATTCTGCTCATCGTCACGCTGGGGCTCGGCTGGCCGTGGGCCCAGGTGCGGTCGGCGCGCTTCCTGGCGCGCAACCTCTCCCTGGTGGGAGCGCTCGACCTCGACACGATCCAGCAGGACGCGCGCGCTGCCTCGACCACCGGCGAGGGTCTCGCCGGTCTGCTCGACGTCGGCACCCTCGACCTCGGCTAGGTCGAGTCTCCTCGGCATGCGCACGGACTGGACCGGCCACTATCTCGACGGGCGCGCGCCGGTGCGCCGCCCCGCGCGGGTGCACCTCACGCGCACCGGGATCGAGATCGTGCCCGAGGGCGGCGCCACCGCGTTCTGGCCCTACGCCGAGGTGCGGCAGACGCAGGGCTGGCATGTCGGCGAAGAGGTACGGCTCGAGCGGGGGAGCGACCTGCCAGAGTCGATCGTCATCGCCGATTCCGCCTTCCTCGAGGACCTGCGCGAGATCGCCCAGGCGCCGGGGCGGCGCTT
The Candidatus Methylomirabilota bacterium genome window above contains:
- a CDS encoding YjgN family protein; translation: MAGPAPQGPGGQPSFFRKPPEPSSSGSAPPAPSVVTPPPPAPPSGITPPPPPPPVIVPPPPAPRPSEPPPPFAGGETHRFVFHGRGGSLFGIHIVNVLLTIATLGVYYFWGKTRVRKYVWGQSEIAGDRFAYHGTGRELFLGFLKAMLFFLLPLYLLYLLRAFAPWVALKVVATVLSSIIATVFLPLAIVGARRYRLSRSSWRGIRFSFRGSAWEFVKFFIVNTLLVSLTLGLWYPVLDVGRHAFLTRHSWFGNRKFDFDGTSGGLFGRFVLSLVLTPLTLGLCWFWYLARRRRYFWEHTTFGAARFRNTTRGGPLLWLMLGNFILLIVTLGLGWPWAQVRSARFLARNLSLVGALDLDTIQQDARAASTTGEGLAGLLDVGTLDLG